The segment GGCACAATGGGTTTTGGTTTTCCAGCCGCGATCGGAGCCCAGTTTGGCAACCCGGACAAGACGGTCATTGCGATCTGTGGTGACGGTGGTTTCCAGATGACGATGTTCGAACTGGCGACGGCTCAGATTCACAAGCTGCCGATCAAGATTGTCGTTCTGAACAATCATTATCTTGGAATGGTTCGCCAGTGGCAGGAGCTGTTCTTTGACAATCGCGAATCGGGAGTTGATCTCGATGGCAATCCTGACTTCTGCAAGATGGCGGCAGCGTACGGTATTCCGAGCGTCAACATCAAGCGACCGGCTGATGTGAAACGAAAGATCGAAGAAGCTTTCGAGTACAACGATGGTCCAATTCTGATCCATGCCGAGTGCGTCAAGAATGAGAACGTGTTCCCGATGATTCCTGCGGGCTCGGCTCTGGAAGACATGCTGGTCGAGCCACCTACGACGAAGTTGGCCAAGCCAGTTGGATCAACGTAGGACAAACGTCTGTCCGCTGAATGCTGTTTCAGACAGGAAGAAATGCGTTCTTGGCCGGTTGAGGGACTTGGTGGTCCTTCGACTCGAGCCATCAGATTTAACAAGTCAAACACCCAATCATTTGCCAGAACAATGCCACAAACGATCGACACTGCGGAATCGCAAGTTTCAACTTTCTCACGACCTGACCGTCACACTCTCTCAATCAGAACGAAGAATGAACCCGGCGTTCTGATGCGGATTTGCCAGGTGTTTGCCCGGCGAGGTTTTAACATTGACTCACTGGTCGTTGCTGAAAGCCGCGACAGCAATTTTGCCAGAATGACGATCGGCATGACCGGTGCTCCGGAAGGTTTGGAACAGATCATCAAGCAAGTCAACAAGCTGATTGATGTCATCCATTGCTTCGAGCACACTTCGGACGATTCGGTCTCCAAGGAGATGGTGATGGCGAAGTTTTTGGTGCCGAAAGAAGAGCGCACCGACGCGATCAACATCATCGAACATTTCGACGGCAAGACGATCGATCTGACTCACACTTCGATTATCGCCATGATCATTGGCGAGTCAGCCATCATCGATTCGGCGATCGAGATGCTTTCTCAGTTCGAAATCATCGAAACCGTTCGCACCGGCCAAGTGGTCATGGCTCGCGGCGAACTTGAGACCTAAACCAGTCGGCACGTGTGGACGACGTTCCCTATTAACGCCGTCCAACGCCCGATTTCCGCTGAGGATGTCGTCAGGACTTCCGAGAGCCCGATGTGGCTTTGCAATTCCTGACGAGATCCTTGCTTGTTTCGCTCGCCCGTCGAAGGCAAATGCGAACAGGGCACTGTTTGGTAAATGTTAGCGGCAAGGCGCTAGCTGCCGGTCCGTTGCGCTTTTAACGGCGGCCAGGGCCGTGCCGCTCATGTTTGGTCGCGTTGACGACATGAAAATCAACTTGTCAAACAGTGCTTGGCGTCCAGCGAAGCCTTGGGCAACATCTACCGGAGCAAATCGCCCTGCCCCGAAGCCACGCTTGGAGATTCTTCCTGTCGCTGCAATACGATTCTCGGATTGCACTGCCCCAGCAGGCCGGGAAGATCGACCAACAGTGTCAGCTGCTGACCGTTCGTTGAAACGCGATACGTTTTGTGATCCGTCACGCTTGAGCCGTCTGCCTGAACCTCGACCGCACTGACGCGGTACTCGCCCGGAGTAACTGTTGGCGTGGCTTCCCAGGCTGCGATTCCCATGCCGGATTCGCGTTGGCCGGTCTGGCTGATGACTTCGACCGCAGTTTCCATTTGGCCGTCGACTTTGAACTCGATCGCCATCTCGGTCGCCAGAAAAGATTCAGCCGCAGCAGAAACCTGCCGCTGGGTCTCGGGGGAAAGTCCTTCGACAGCCTGAGCTACGGAAGTCTGGTCGAGGACACCGGTTCCCCACCAAACTCCGATCAGTTCATGCCGTGTAGCAGCTTCTTCCTTCACGTGCCCGGCCATCGCGACCGGAGTCGAACGTGACTCCTCGGGCGATGAAGCGGCTTCAGGTGCAGGCCTGGCACAGCCGGTAGTTAGGACAGATGCTGCCAGAGCAATTGTTACGCCAAGTTGAAAAATCGTCTTCGATATCGACATGGAAATCCTTTGCCATGTTTGAATTTTTGTTCGCGGATGGAAGTTGAATTACTCCCGACGAAAGCTCAGCTTCGATTTCGTGCCGGCCATGTTGGGTGGCACCAGACGAATCAGGTCTTTCTCGATGAAGCGAACTTCGTGTTCGGTTTGCTGCCCCATCAACTCGCAACTGATCTTCATCACTGCTTCTTCTTCGTCAAATTCGATCACTTTCCACAAACCATTCTTCTCGCGATTTACTTCGCCCATGCGGGTTTTCGTTTGCAGGGCTCCGCTGGCGTAAAACGAAAGCTTCATCCTTTCGCCCAAATCCTCGATTTCTTCGACGTCGCCATCGATTTGATTGACGCGTTTGGTCAGTTTTTCACCGTGCTCAATCTTCCAGGTTCCAATGAGTTTTGCGCGAATCGGATCCTGATAGCACCCGGTGCTCGCAAGGAAAACCGACGCGATCAAGAGGCAAAGAGAAATCCTTGCGAAGTCCGTGAAATGCATGGCCGTTTATCGTTTGTGTGTGAATGTACTCAATGTGAATCTTTACCAATTGTAGTGGTTTTACTGATTGCTGCTGAGTTTGAGGACGATAGATGAAGCGTGACAATAATCTCAAATGCTTAAATGATTGGTCTGGAAACAGGTCGGGGGGACGAAATGAGCAAGCTTTGTCTTGGTCTTGCATCAGCTTTTTTTCTGGTAGCAATTTCTTTTAGCGGTTGTTGTGCACCAATGGGCCCCATCGGTCCGGGTTGCACTGACCTTGGTTGTAATGACTGCAGTGGCTGCGGATCGACGACTCAATACATTGCCAACGGACCTCTCGACGCCATCCGAAATGCGCGTCGAAAAATGGTTTGCGGATCCGGTTGTGGTGAAGCTTATGTCGGCGAATGGATCAG is part of the Mariniblastus fucicola genome and harbors:
- the ilvN gene encoding acetolactate synthase small subunit, which codes for MPQTIDTAESQVSTFSRPDRHTLSIRTKNEPGVLMRICQVFARRGFNIDSLVVAESRDSNFARMTIGMTGAPEGLEQIIKQVNKLIDVIHCFEHTSDDSVSKEMVMAKFLVPKEERTDAINIIEHFDGKTIDLTHTSIIAMIIGESAIIDSAIEMLSQFEIIETVRTGQVVMARGELET